The nucleotide sequence agaagaaaaaagaaaaaaaaaaaaggacagaACCACTCCGAAATAGAAATTAATATATTTTAAAGGAATACATAAAGCTGCCCAAAGACCAAGATCCAAAACTccgtcaaacctctctataataaTCTCGTTTATTCcgatattttttaaatattatagtgaagtgttgttaatTAGATATATTATAACATGATATAAAAATCGATTTCGAGAAAAACTTAGCTTTTACACTGAATGTCttttatatgtggatgatattatACATAGATATGACTGTATTGTCTGATCACTATTTTATTTCATCCGGAGTTCGGTATTCGCTTGCGTTCGGTATTCGCTTTGAGCCCAGCTACTCCAGATTCTCGTTGGATAGTCCAATTTTAAGAGTATATATCCCTATCAATTACGACTTTATTTTCAAAATCCGAATTCAAAACTATAATTAAAGATGAATAAGTATTTATTGCCCCGCCACGATAATAAATCATAAAGACTATATGGTAAACAACAAGTGGCGCAGCGCGTAGGCCATACATAGTTTTAATATAGTTTTAATATTTTAAGATTCCATCAGTATGAAAGGTTTGTGTTTGGATTTGTGCTCTTTACCCTATTTGGATCTGTGCATGTGAAAGcattaataaaatgataaaatttacTATAGTTCACAACTCACATTTCCCTAGCAAGTTGGTCCATAAATTAGTTCACATGTCACATCTCCCTAGTAAATTTGTCTAAAAATGTGGCTCATAAACTTACGTTGAgccatatattttttaaaaatatattggcATCAATGATGAATTTTTTGAGTATCTTTTTATTGTTAGATTGTTATTAGTGCATACTATTTCATTGCTATCAATTTTCTTAATAACTTGTTATTACTATTTATAGTTATTGcttctttgtattttttctttattagagggtctatcgaaaataatCTCTCTGCCCTTTAATAGTAGGAGCACTGTCTGCATACACATATACTCTttctagaccccacttgtgaaaaATTTACtgaatttattgttgttgttatagaaacttttaatttttaaattatcaTATCAGACTTAATATGAGAAATTACATGTTATTTGTATATCTACTAAATTTGATAGTACTAGAACTTTTGTATTGCAGTGACATTTCTTGCTATTTGTAGTAGTATGAATATAGATTGGTacttaaatttaatattttgtgtaatttttAATTAGGTTACTCGTTTCAAATGTGGTGGAGTTTCACTTGGTGGAGGAGTATTCCACACTCTATCAGATGGTCTCTCATCCATTCACTTCATCAACACATGGTCCGATATTGCCCGAGGCCTCTCCGTCGTCATCCCGCCGTTCATTGACCGGACCCTCCTCCGTGCACGGGACCCACCGACATCGTCGTTCGAACACGTCGAGTATCATCCTCCTCCATCTCTTATTTCATCATCAAAAACCAAAGAATCCACTAGCCCAAAGCCTAGTACCACAACCATGTTAAAATTCTCTAGTGACCAACTTGGGCTTCTAAAGTCCAAGTCCAAACATGATGGTAGCACTTACGAAATCCTCGCGGCCCATATTTGGCGTTGCACGTGCAAGGCACGTGCACTGTCCGACGATCAATTGACCAAATTACATGTGGCCACTGATGGTAGGTCTAGGCTTTGCCCTCCTTTGCCACCAGGTTACTTAGGAAATGTTGTGTTCACAGGCACACCTATGGCAAAATCAAGTGAACTTTTACAAGAACCATTGACAAATTCAGCCAAGAGAATTCATAGTGCATTATCAAAAATGGATGACAATTACCTAAGATCAGCTCTCGATTACCTCGAATTACTGCCCGATTTATCGGCTTTAATCCGTGGACCGACGTACTTTGCTAGCCCTAATCTTAATATTAATAGTTGGACTAGATTGCCTGTTCATGATTCAGATTTTGGATGGGGAAGGCCAATTCATATGGGACCAGCTTGCATTTTATATGAAGGGACAGTTTATATATTGCCAAGTCCAAATAGTAAAGATAGGAACTTGCGTTTGGCTGTTTGTTTAGATGCTGATCACATGCCACTATTTGAGAAGTATTTGTATGAATTTTGAGaggttgaaaaaaaaatcaagaatgtTCCAACACTTGAGAATTATCTTAGGTGTGGTGTGGTTTTGGATTAAGGCATTTTGTAACTTGTTTTCTATTGTTTTTTTGGGGGGTCAGTTTGTTTTCAAATTCTTTGTAATGAATTGATCTTTTTATGTAATTGCCCATGTCTAAGCTTGCAGCTCTATATTTCCTTTGTGATCACATTTGTTTTTCAATTCTGAGAAACGATAAAGTTGTTTTCACCTGATGTATAGGTCATGGGTTAAGTTGTGGGAAGTTGTGGGTAGGGGTGTaaataggtcgggttggttcggattttgtaattaccaaaccaaactaattgtatcggatttttaaatctatagaccaaaccaaaccaacaaaagtcgggtttttcaatATCAGGTTTTCTCgggttttttgggtttttttcgataaacttgtgctccaaatatttctataGTCCTAAATACAATTTTACTAATAACAaccatgtttttattttttagcatTGACCTATGCTAGTCAATAGGTTGTATGGTTCCACTTTATAAAGGTCtctattttataaattatttttcactTTACACTAAAATGCTAATAAAAGCTTAAAGCAATTGACATAACTTCAATTGAACCTTAGATAAATAATTAGAAAGAGCAGGTTAGAGTATCATGGACAAATCAATTGTTTAAGTATTGTAAAAAGTCTAATTTTTCCAACTATCAAATCAACTGAACCTTAAAGAAACAATGTAATATAAAAGCTTCTTAATCAATTAAAAAACCATGCACCaactttcttttaattaattacctTAAAGTAGTAaagatttaaaaaataatcatGAAGCAAATTGTAGTTAACTATCCCTCTAATCAATCCTCAAAGGTGAGTCTGCATATTccgaaagaaaaaaaataattaacatatttaatattaaataatataaaaaaataactatactAATTAACAATTGAATATAAATTATTACCTCCTTCAACTTGCTCAATTTTCTGGACTTATTCTAACATGTCTTCAAACTTATATTCCTTGAAAATACATCAATGTAAAAAATAATGTAGGAAATACATCACTCTTAATTTTACATACTCCATATTATttaaccaaatgattcaaaatataagtaaaaagttttttaatatctttttaagtaaCAGTCAATTACTCATGTTAATCAtctaagagaaataaaataaacaaatgaaTTCTATAATAGGGAGGAATACAACAGATTTGCAAAAGAATTCGCTAATcggaaaaagaaattttttagtTAATTGGGAAAAAACAAAGCGCATGTATGCAGTTAaaagaaaacatgtaaaatgaGAAAGGGAAGAACTTTACCGATGAGAGCAAAAGAGAGTTGATAGGGTTTGATCTAATTGAGGGTTTTTGGAATGGAACGATAGAGTTTCTTGCTTTTGGAGAAGAGACAAAATGATTTCAATTGTTTAAGTATTTTAGAACGGCTTTAGGACTAATCTAGTTTTGCTTTAGGACTAGGTTTTGGTTTGGGCTCAATTATTCTTTTATGGGCGAGACAAAAACAAACATTTACATGAGCTATAAAACCAACTTAAAATATTATGCTAAATActgaaattataaaaaaaaattaagaaatatttataacttacattctaataaatatttttatctatctaatatataaaatatgtatacatgtaatgtcgggttggtttggtttcggtttgactttttttagttaatacCAAACCAACCCTATTATGATCGGGTTTTATTTCttaataccaaaccaagtcaaaccaaaccactagtcggattttttttccGGGTTGACTCGGATTTTCGGATTGGTGCGGGTTATCGGTTTGGTTTGTACACTCCTAGTTGTGGGAATAGACTAATATTTGTATTAAGGTAAGCTTATATCACATCCTTTAGGGTGTAGCCCTTCTTCCGACCTTGCGTAGTGACTTGTTACATTAAGTTAAATTGCATTATCGTGAATTTGTGTCAGCAGATATAAGTTAAATCTTGATTAACAAAGAAAAGTTGTTTTGACTCATTAATAATTGTTTttagccaaaaatatttttgaccaAAAATTAAGGCGTTTGACCAaatttttagaagaaaaagaGTACTTTTGAGGAGAAGTAGAAGCAGTTATTGAGAATCAGAAAAAAGTAGATTAtcttcaaaagcattttttttagaagcatttttgagaaaaatacaattAGAAACAGTTTTcgaaagcttggccaaacactaattactgttcaaaagtatttttcaaataatttgccaaaacacaaattgtttctcgccaaaagtattttttaaaaaactatttttgagaagtgCTTCAAAAGTGTTTTGCAAATAATTTGTCAAACACAAATTGTTTCtcgccaaaagtatttttttaaaaactatttttgagaaaagcacttctcTGAAAGCTTGGCGAAACATGCTATAATTTTCACATAATATACCACATCTAATTACATCAACAGTAAATAATGGAACTTTGAATAGATACTTTGGTACAGCAATGTAGTAGATCATATTAAGCAAGTTTTGTTACGTTCCTATCAACATTTATTTTTGGAATAGGACTTTTATTATCTCATTTTCTCCACAAAAGTCTATGGAGAAATATCTCATTTTCTCTACACAAATGTGGCTATCGAGAAAGGAAATGCACAAATAGGTGTGGCAAACGGGTGGGGCGGGTCGGATATGAGCGTGTCGAAAACGGATAATTTAAAAAACAGATAAATTTATCTGATCTGATCCGTATTTGagacggataaaaaacgggttatcCGGTGGATAATATGGGccatggatatccatattatccatgacttcttgaatatgatcacttatgGGAAAATTCTTAGTCTG is from Nicotiana tabacum cultivar K326 chromosome 18, ASM71507v2, whole genome shotgun sequence and encodes:
- the LOC107772942 gene encoding shikimate O-hydroxycinnamoyltransferase-like (The RefSeq protein has 6 substitutions compared to this genomic sequence), producing the protein MGSEKMMKINIKESTLVKPSKPTPTKRLWSSNLDLIVGRIHLLTVYFYKPNGSSNFFDSKIMKEALSNVLVSFYPMAGRLARDEQGRIEINCNGEGVLFVEAESDAFVDDFGDFTPSLELRKLIPTVDTSGDISTFPLIIFQVTRFKCGGVSLGGGVFHTLSDGLSSIHFINTWSDIARGLSVAIPPFIDRTLLRARDPPTSSFEHVEYHPPPSLISSSKSLESTSPKPSTTTMLKFSSDQLGLLKSKSKHDGSTYEILAAHIWRCTCKARALSDDQLTKLHVATDGRSRLCPPLPPGYLGNVVFTGTPMAKSSELLQEPLTNSAKRIHSALSKMDDNYLRSALDYLELLPDLSALIRGPTYFASPNLNINSWTRLPVHDSDFGWGRPIHMGPACILYEGTVYILPSPNSKDRNLRLAVCLDADHMPLFEKYLYEF